CTTGCGATTAAAATCCATTCGGATGAAGAGAAATTAATTGAAATAGACGCGGAAGGCGAAGGAGAGGTAAAAGCAGGCGACATTCGAGCCGATAGCGATGTGGAAATTCTAAATCCCGATCTTCATATCGCTACCCTTGCAGAAGGGGGAAGATTGCATATTCGAATGACCGCGAAGCGCGGCCGTGGTTATGTATCTGCTGAGGATAATAAAAAGGGCGAACTTCCTATCGGGGTCATTCCAATTGATTCTATTTATACACCGATCAACCGCGTCAATTACAGTGTGGAAAATACAAGGGTTGGACAAGTAACAAACTATGATAAGTTAACCCTTGAGGTTTGGACCAATGGAACGATTCGTCCAGAAGAAGCGATCAGTTTAGGTGCCAAAATATTAACTGAGCATCTGATGTTGTTTGTAGGTCTTACGGATGAAGCGCAAGAGGCCGAAATTATGGTAGAAAAAGAGGAAGATAAAAAAGAAAAAGTTCTTGAAATGACCATTGAAGAACTTGATTTATCTGTCCGTTCTTATAACTGTTTAAAACGTGCTGGAATAAACACGGTACAAGAATTAACCCAAAAAACAGAAGAAGATATGATGAAAGTGCGTAATTTGGGACGCAAATCTCTTGAAGAAGTTCAGGAGAAGCTGGAAGAACTTGGCCTTGGCTTAAGAAAAGATGATTAACGGAAGGAATAGAGGCTAAAAGGAGGGAATCGGAATGGCATATGCAAAGTTGGGTCGTGATACTTCCGCAAGAAAAGCGTTATTTCGCGATCTTGTAACGGATTTATTTATCTATGAACGAATCGAAACAACAGAAGCAAAGGCAAAGGAGGTTCGTTCTATTGCGGAAAAATTGATTACCCTTGCCAAACGTGGGGATTTACACGCTCGTCGCCAAGTGGCATCTTTTGTAAGACGGGAAGTGGCAGACCTGGGGACAA
This is a stretch of genomic DNA from Microaerobacter geothermalis. It encodes these proteins:
- a CDS encoding DNA-directed RNA polymerase subunit alpha produces the protein MIEIEKPRIEIVEISDDATYGKFVVEPLERGYGTTLGNSLRRILLSSLPGAAVTSVQIDGVLHEFSTVEGVVEDTTEIILNIKKLAIKIHSDEEKLIEIDAEGEGEVKAGDIRADSDVEILNPDLHIATLAEGGRLHIRMTAKRGRGYVSAEDNKKGELPIGVIPIDSIYTPINRVNYSVENTRVGQVTNYDKLTLEVWTNGTIRPEEAISLGAKILTEHLMLFVGLTDEAQEAEIMVEKEEDKKEKVLEMTIEELDLSVRSYNCLKRAGINTVQELTQKTEEDMMKVRNLGRKSLEEVQEKLEELGLGLRKDD
- the rplQ gene encoding 50S ribosomal protein L17, coding for MAYAKLGRDTSARKALFRDLVTDLFIYERIETTEAKAKEVRSIAEKLITLAKRGDLHARRQVASFVRREVADLGTNQNAIQKLFSEIAERYADRQGGYTRIIKIGPRRGDGAPMVYLELVD